The genomic DNA GAGGATGGGTATCCCGCCGTAGCGGCCCTGCAGGTAGCGGCGCTCAAGCGCTTCGTCCTTCCGCGGTCGGAAGTCCGCGAGGGGATACAACCGAGTCGCGCCGTCGAGGTCCTTCTCAGTAAACCAAATCTGGTCGCGACCGAGCGCTCGATCCTCGCCGTCCCCGAGCACGGTGACGTCGTGCGCGTTGAAAATCAGTTGGGCGCAATGCTTGTTGGTCGACTTGCTCTGGAATAGCTCGATCAATCGTCGTACGAGGTGAGGGTGAAGACTCGTGCCGAGTTCGTCCGCCAGCAACACCTCCCCTCGATCTAGTGCAGTGAGTACGGGGCCGACGAGCCCCACCCAAACCAACGTACCCTCAGATTCATCTTCCGGCTCGAAATCGACTTCACCCCTCTCACCCTGATGCGTGAGGCGTACGAATTCACCCACCATGAAGTGCCAGTCGTCGGCGGCCTCAGGGTCGCCGTCGATGCCATTGAGGATGCGAAGCGCGCGCTCGAGTCGGTCCCGCGCCTCAGGATCGAGATCGAGTTCGGCTGTTGCAACTTTCGCATCCGTTATCCCCAGATCCGCTGCGCGGAGGAGTGCGAGAACTCTTGCTCGACTGGCAGGGTCGGCCATCAAGTCCGCGGTGTGCGCTGCGCGAATGCCTCGGCTCGACATCTCTGCGAGGCGCAAGTTGTCCGAGAACCATTCGAAGAGAGGTGTCAACGTGTCGTCTTCTGCGGCACCACCGACGGACAACAGCAACGCATTATGGCGAAGCAGCCGTTCGAGAAGTCGTCCGTCAGATCTAAAGGAGGACCCGAGTCGAATCTCATCGCGATCGCGGTGGAAGATGAGCGCTTGGCGTCCATGCGGCGCGTGATACGCGTATTCGGAGATCACGCTTTCGTCATCGACCTCGAACCCGTACTGCCAGTGAACACCGTCGAGAACGAGATCGATTCGGAACTCCGATGGTTCTGTCCTGGAGCGTTTGTCCAGAAGAAACGGTCGACGAACCACTCCCGTCGTGCGGTCACCGCGACGGAACGACCCGACCACAAGGCCACGCATATCGGCGATAGCGTGCAGCAGTTTCGACTTTCCCGACGCGTTAGCCCCGAACACGCCGGCAGCAGGAAGAACTGCAATCGGGGTGCTCATGCCGGCCGCAGCCACGTCGCGCGATACGTCACCCGTCGATAGTCGCGTGGCTAACAAAGACAGTTCGACATTGTCACGATATGACCGAACGTTTCGGGCACTAAAAGAAAGCAGCGCACTCGACAAGTCGGACATTCCTAGATAATCCATCTCGACCGCGTCATCACGAGAATTCTCCGATATTCATCTCTAAAGTGTCTTCGTCACGCCATTATATAATCTTTAGTGAGATAAAGTCACGAGAAACGGAATTAAAAGCTCTAATTGTCCCACTGAATGCGCGAATCCTACATTCGCCGACAGATCCACGCACGAGGGTCGACCGTCTCGGTCTGTTAGACGGTGTTGCCAACATTGGGGAGTGGTGACGCGCAAAACCCGACCGCTCACCGTCCAGAGAGGAGCCGGGTTCACTTCCTCGGGCTACCGCCCTCGGCTCTCACAGTGTCGTCTCATATCGCACAAATTTCAAGGGAAACCTTCCTCCCCGCGAGGAAAATCAGGATCGCGGCATCGTTCTCGCGGTTCCGGTGCGATCGACGCAGTTGTAGTCGACCGAGAACCCCTATTCGTTGACGCCAGACCCGCATGTGTTTTCAGGTGGGTTATGTTCGGGTAGATGGTGCTGTCTCTTGTCGCGTGGCCGTTGGCGCCTGCCATGATTTTGATAGACCGACTGTTACGATCGGTCGCGTGACGGACGTTGTACCTCATATCGGGACTCTTCGTGAAAAGCCACTGCAC from Acidobacteriota bacterium includes the following:
- a CDS encoding ATP-binding protein: MSDLSSALLSFSARNVRSYRDNVELSLLATRLSTGDVSRDVAAAGMSTPIAVLPAAGVFGANASGKSKLLHAIADMRGLVVGSFRRGDRTTGVVRRPFLLDKRSRTEPSEFRIDLVLDGVHWQYGFEVDDESVISEYAYHAPHGRQALIFHRDRDEIRLGSSFRSDGRLLERLLRHNALLLSVGGAAEDDTLTPLFEWFSDNLRLAEMSSRGIRAAHTADLMADPASRARVLALLRAADLGITDAKVATAELDLDPEARDRLERALRILNGIDGDPEAADDWHFMVGEFVRLTHQGERGEVDFEPEDESEGTLVWVGLVGPVLTALDRGEVLLADELGTSLHPHLVRRLIELFQSKSTNKHCAQLIFNAHDVTVLGDGEDRALGRDQIWFTEKDLDGATRLYPLADFRPRKDEALERRYLQGRYGGIPILDPSEFERAVDFAEP